The following coding sequences are from one Candidatus Woesearchaeota archaeon window:
- a CDS encoding HEPN domain-containing protein: MLTDERIKEARDNVKMYLSDGLLSKAGFDKQVFNILENNANESLNVAEILYKEKYSWLWAIVTSYYAMYYIANAVLYKLGYKVGEKISHKVTADSLIALVRDKLKASLLEEYEEMQKEALAGIKVDEIIQSFDYEREKRSIFQYRTNESAKEAKAKTSLERAKEFVIEMKKLLPEFK, from the coding sequence ATGCTAACAGATGAAAGAATAAAGGAAGCAAGGGATAATGTCAAGATGTATCTTTCAGATGGGCTTTTATCGAAGGCGGGTTTTGATAAGCAGGTGTTTAATATACTGGAGAATAACGCCAATGAGAGCCTTAATGTTGCTGAAATCCTGTATAAAGAAAAATATTCGTGGCTTTGGGCTATAGTAACGTCATATTATGCCATGTATTATATTGCAAATGCAGTTTTATATAAACTGGGCTATAAGGTCGGAGAGAAAATTTCGCATAAAGTTACTGCTGACAGCCTTATTGCCCTTGTCAGGGATAAGCTCAAAGCATCATTACTGGAAGAGTATGAAGAAATGCAAAAGGAGGCTCTTGCAGGAATAAAAGTTGATGAGATTATACAGTCCTTTGATTATGAGAGGGAAAAGAGAAGCATATTCCAGTACAGGACAAATGAAAGCGCAAAGGAAGCAAAAGCAAAGACTTCACTTGAACGCGCAAAAGAATTTGTCATTGAGATGAAAAAGTTATTGCCTGAATTCAAGTGA
- a CDS encoding nucleotidyltransferase domain-containing protein, translating into MDNEKLNILKLLIENQEESFSIRKISRLRKINYKSAYYALKKLEKEGIAALKHTGNTTLCSFNRIFNDSVFIVEYERRKELLRDKNFLVIYNDLCRVNAPFIALLFGSYAKGKQAKHSDIDMLVITEDFKPIEQVLSRFPLKIHATDIRYRDFIEMLKSREFTVVSEAIKRNIIFIGVEEYYRVMENANR; encoded by the coding sequence ATGGATAATGAAAAACTGAATATACTTAAATTACTTATTGAAAACCAGGAAGAATCCTTCAGTATAAGGAAAATCTCCAGGTTGAGAAAGATAAACTATAAATCCGCATATTACGCATTGAAAAAGCTGGAAAAGGAAGGCATAGCTGCACTTAAGCATACTGGAAACACTACACTTTGTTCTTTTAACAGAATTTTCAATGATTCTGTTTTTATTGTTGAATATGAAAGAAGAAAAGAGCTTTTAAGAGACAAGAATTTTTTAGTAATTTACAATGACTTGTGCAGGGTAAACGCGCCATTTATCGCACTTTTGTTTGGGAGTTATGCTAAAGGCAAACAGGCAAAGCATTCTGATATAGACATGCTTGTAATCACAGAAGACTTTAAGCCAATAGAGCAGGTATTATCGCGTTTTCCTTTAAAGATTCACGCAACTGATATAAGATACAGGGATTTTATTGAGATGCTGAAAAGCAGGGAATTTACAGTTGTAAGCGAGGCAATAAAAAGAAATATAATCTTTATTGGTGTAGAAGAATATTATCGGGTGATGGAGAATGCTAACAGATGA